The Thalassospira sp. TSL5-1 genome contains the following window.
GCGCTTAAGCTGGCTTAGCGTTCTGCGCAGTTTTTCGGTATTATCGACAAAGTCGGTTACATCCCGGGCACTGCCCAGCATTACCCCGTCAATCGGGCCGACACAATGCCAGGCCAGCCAGCATAAATTACCATCCTTGTCCTCCATGCGGAAAACCAGTTCGGTGTCGGGCTTTTGGCCGTTGATGCAGGCGGCAAAGGCCTTGGTGGCTTCTTCGCGCTGGTCATCGCTAAACATCTCGAAAAACGGGGTGCCGATGGCAAAATGCACTTTGTCGCCCAGCAATTCTTCAAATGCCGCACTAAAACCGCGCAAAATGCCCTGCAAATCAACGGCGATGGCCGGTTCGGGCGAATATTGCAGATAGGCCTCAAACGGATTGCAAATTTCCTGACTGCCAATGGTTTCGAGCAACATGACGGAAACAAAACTACTGCCGTGGTCAATATGGCGGGTGGCGGTCAGGTAAAAGCGCTGGCTTTGGTTGTCGTCGGTATTCAGGCTGACCATTGCGGCAATGCGGTCCTGGGGCCAGCGGTCTTCCAGCAGGGCGCCGCGCAGTTGCGCATAGGATGCCGGGTTAAGCAAATTCATGAAATCATTTGCGGTGATCAGGCTGCTGCTGCCCGAAGCCCCCAGAACCTCCGGCCAGTTCAGGCGCAGATTCAGGGCAGCATAGGGGGAGGACAAGCGCCAGCCAATCACGGCACAGCCGAAATTTGACAGGCTGTTCTCCACATCATTGAAGTGCCCGGCCAGGTCGCGTGCGCGAATGTGCTGGCGCTTTAAACGAACCCAAAGCCAGGCGGAAAGGCAGCCCATGATTGACAGGATCATGGTAAACAGGACCGCATGCAGTGCCAGGCCCCGAAACCATTCGTGCAGCAGCGACATTTTGGGCACCATTACCACGGCCATGCGGTTCAGGCGGGGCATGGCATGATAGGCCAGCATGACCGATTCTTTGCCATGTTCGCAGGTCAGGGTGCCGTCAATGCTGTGACGGTTTTCCTCAAGAAGCTGGCGCAGCTCGGCTGCCATATGTTTGGGATAACTGCCATGCAGGACATTGAGATTATTATCGACAACAACCAGCGAAATATTGTCCTGGCGGGTCGGAATCGCATGCAGGTTGTTTCGGTTGGCCTGGGCCACTGAAAGGCTGATGGAGGATACCAGGCGGACCAGT
Protein-coding sequences here:
- a CDS encoding ATP-binding protein; this encodes MFLTATEPSLSQRSLRTLRHRLLLLSLSGTFIVLLSFAIIQKTLYDSALEQGRSELVRLVSSISLSVAQANRNNLHAIPTRQDNISLVVVDNNLNVLHGSYPKHMAAELRQLLEENRHSIDGTLTCEHGKESVMLAYHAMPRLNRMAVVMVPKMSLLHEWFRGLALHAVLFTMILSIMGCLSAWLWVRLKRQHIRARDLAGHFNDVENSLSNFGCAVIGWRLSSPYAALNLRLNWPEVLGASGSSSLITANDFMNLLNPASYAQLRGALLEDRWPQDRIAAMVSLNTDDNQSQRFYLTATRHIDHGSSFVSVMLLETIGSQEICNPFEAYLQYSPEPAIAVDLQGILRGFSAAFEELLGDKVHFAIGTPFFEMFSDDQREEATKAFAACINGQKPDTELVFRMEDKDGNLCWLAWHCVGPIDGVMLGSARDVTDFVDNTEKLRRTLSQLKRSNEDLEQFAYVASHDLQEPLRMVTSYTQLLKRRYDGVLGPDADEYINYAVDGAKRMHKLITHLLEYAKTGSTGGLTDVDCNEVLNEAQADLKAAISETQAIITHEDLPHLYGNRIALSRLFQNLISNAIKYARPGVPPLIKVSAEQDPDKPDFWRFTMHDNGIGIHPEHAQRIFRLFQRLHKDEFSGTGLGLSLCRKIVEQHGGEIWLDTSRSISDPGATFIFTLRGSGE